A portion of the Ricinus communis isolate WT05 ecotype wild-type chromosome 10, ASM1957865v1, whole genome shotgun sequence genome contains these proteins:
- the LOC8260316 gene encoding calcium-dependent protein kinase 32, whose product MGNCCATPPSDPHENKKYKKKPNPFSIDYGLNNGVSHRLTVLKDPTGREIEQRYELGGELGRGEFGVTYLCTDKESGEKFACKSISKKKLRTAVDIEDVRREVQIMKHLPKHPNIVSLKDTYEDDDAVHLVMELCEGGELFDRIVSRGHYTERAAAAVTKTIVEVVQMCHKHGVMHRDLKPENFLFANKKESAALKAIDFGLSVFFKPGERFNEIVGSPYYMAPEVLKRNYGPEVDVWSAGVILYILLCGVPPFWAETEQGVAQAIIRSVVDFKRDPWPKVSDNAKDLVKKMLDPDPKRRLTAQQVLDHPWLQNAKKAPNVSLGETVKARLKQFSVMNKLKKRALRVIAEHLSVEEVAGIKEGFRLMDTSNKGKINLDELRIGLQKLGHQITDTDVQMLMEAGDVDRDGHLDYGEFVTISVHLRKMGNDEHLRKAFEYFDKNQSGHIEIEELRNALADELDENSEEIISAIIHDVDTDKDGRISYDEFATMMKAGTDWRKASRQYSRERFNNLSLKLMKDGSLQMNEGR is encoded by the exons ATGGGTAATTGTTGTGCTACTCCACCATCAGACCCTCATGAGAACAAGAAGTACAAGAAGAAACCAAACCCATTTTCCATCGATTATGGCCTTAACAATGGTGTCAGCCACAGGCTTACTGTTCTGAAAGACCCAACAGGAAGAGAAATTGAGCAAAGGTATGAGCTTGGTGGAGAGCTAGGCAGGGGTGAATTTGGAGTCACATATTTATGTACAGATAAAGAGAGTGGTGAAAAGTTTGCTTGCAAATCAATCTCTAAGAAGAAGCTAAGGACAGCAGTAGATATTGAGGATGTTAGGAGAGAAGTGCAGATCATGAAACATTTACCTAAGCATCCTAATATTGTGAGTTTGAAAGACACatatgaagatgatgatgcaGTGCATTTGGTTATGGAGTTGTGCGAGGGTGGAGAGTTGTTTGATAGGATTGTGTCTAGAGGTCATTACACTGAAAGAGCTGCCGCTGCGGTTACAAAGACTATTGTCGAGGTTGTTCAG ATGTGCCACAAGCACGGCGTGATGCATAGGGATCTGAAACCTGAGAACTTTTTGTTTGCAAACAAGAAGGAGAGTGCAGCTTTGAAGGCAATTGATTTTGGGTTGTCTGTGTTTTTCAAGCCTG GTGAAAGATTCAATGAGATAGTAGGAAGTCCATACTACATGGCTCCTGAGGTGCTAAAGAGGAATTATGGTCCTGAAGTAGACGTCTGGAGTGCCGGCGTCATACTTTACATCTTACTTTGTGGTGTCCCTCCCTTTTGGGCAG AAACTGAACAGGGAGTTGCACAAGCAATCATTAGGTCTGTTGTAGATTTTAAGAGGGATCCTTGGCCTAAGGTTTCTGATAATGCAAAAGACCTTGTGAAAAAGATGCTTGATCCTGATCCAAAGCGTCGGCTTACAGCTCAGCAAGTGCTAG ACCACCCTTGGTTGCAAAATGCAAAGAAGGCTCCTAATGTTTCTTTAGGTGAAACGGTGAAAGCAAGGCTCAAGCAATTCTCTGTAATGAACAAGCTCAAGAAAAGAGCTCTTAGG GTAATAGCTGAGCATTTGTCAGTAGAGGAAGTTGCTGGCATAAAGGAGGGCTTCCGGTTGATGGATACTAGCAATAAGGGCAAGATTAATCTTGATGAGCTAAGAATTGGGTTGCAGAAACTGGGTCATCAGATTACTGATACTGATGTTCAAATGCTAATGGAAGCT GGTGATGTAGATCGAGATGGCCATCTGGACTATGGGGAGTTTGTTACCATTTCTGTTCACCTAAGAAAGATGGGCAATGATGAACACCTTCGCAAAGCCTTCGAATACTTTGATAAAAACCAAAGTGGCCATATTGAAATTGAGGAGCTAAGAAATGCCTTGGCTGATGAACTGGATGAAAACAGTGAAGAGATTATTAGCGCCATTATTCATGATGTAGACACAGATAAG GATGGAAGAATAAGCTATGACGAGTTTGCTACGATGATGAAAGCTGGTACAGATTGGAGAAAAGCATCAAGGCAGTATTCACGAGAGCGGTTCAATAATCTGAGTCTCAAACTAATGAAGGATGGATCTTTACAGATGAACGAGGGTAGATGA